A stretch of Flavobacteriales bacterium DNA encodes these proteins:
- a CDS encoding heme-copper oxidase subunit III, whose translation MTADPFTPAEERSRAARARRTLTWLLCFAIVMFFAGLTSAYIVSMSGGYWTIIAMPEPFYWSTAFVLAGSLTLHLALSSAAKGRTKLVLPLILATLGLGAAFTASQVKGWSRLVQIGITMSPNMLLEIGGVYGTDFSVSKDGQPLVPADGHWYAANDSAKQFALDAEIAEQKDRTGPYFYILTLAHAFHVAFGLLSLLIMALMAFKGRYTDQDHVGLWAGAVYWHFLGALWVFLFLFLKYVH comes from the coding sequence ATGACCGCTGACCCCTTCACCCCGGCCGAGGAGCGCTCCCGTGCCGCCCGCGCTAGGCGCACCCTTACCTGGCTCCTCTGCTTCGCGATCGTGATGTTCTTCGCAGGCCTCACCAGCGCGTACATCGTGAGCATGAGTGGCGGCTACTGGACGATCATCGCCATGCCTGAGCCCTTTTACTGGAGCACCGCCTTCGTGCTGGCAGGAAGCCTCACCCTTCATCTGGCCTTATCCAGCGCAGCAAAAGGCCGAACCAAGCTGGTTCTTCCCTTGATCCTGGCCACGTTGGGGCTCGGTGCAGCCTTCACGGCATCTCAAGTGAAGGGCTGGTCCCGTTTGGTGCAGATCGGAATCACCATGAGCCCGAACATGCTATTGGAGATCGGCGGGGTCTACGGCACCGATTTCAGCGTGAGCAAGGATGGGCAGCCCTTGGTCCCGGCCGATGGGCATTGGTACGCAGCCAACGATTCCGCGAAGCAATTCGCGTTGGATGCTGAGATCGCAGAGCAGAAGGACCGCACCGGGCCCTATTTCTACATCCTGACCCTAGCGCACGCCTTTCATGTGGCCTTCGGGCTGCTCAGCCTGCTGATCATGGCCTTGATGGCCTTCAAAGGGCGTTACACCGATCAAGACCATGTGGGCCTCTGGGCCGGGGCAGTTTACTGGCATTTCCTCGGAGCCTTGTGGGTATTCCTCTTTTTGTTCCTGAAGTACGTTCACTAA
- a CDS encoding cytochrome c oxidase subunit 3, producing MAGDATKALSNDVLWGGGRSPFSISYGKMMMWFFLVSDALTFSGLLVGYGFVRHSTTEAWPIGEEVFRALPWLHGSFPLIYVALMTAILIFSSVTMVLAVEAGHRMDKSGVIKWLFATVIGGAFFVGSQAWEWYHFNHGSGGYITIDNGDKYWVHNDAHDTHDPAHAEGFHLVKALPGHYLLPDTLPGGAEVAPLTGDAAQKLWKEKVVYMAGAPFPWSAHGIEFNEYGPQQYANFFYFITGFHGFHVFSGVVINLIVLIMVMKGIFHRRGHYEMVEKAGLYWHFVDLVWVFVFTFFYLL from the coding sequence ATGGCAGGAGACGCTACAAAAGCCCTTAGCAACGACGTCCTCTGGGGCGGCGGCCGCTCCCCGTTCAGCATCAGCTACGGGAAGATGATGATGTGGTTCTTCCTGGTGTCCGACGCCCTCACCTTCAGCGGCTTGCTGGTGGGCTACGGCTTCGTTCGCCACAGCACCACCGAGGCCTGGCCCATCGGCGAGGAGGTGTTCCGCGCCCTGCCTTGGCTGCATGGCAGCTTCCCGCTCATCTACGTGGCCCTGATGACGGCCATCCTGATCTTCAGTTCCGTGACCATGGTGCTGGCCGTTGAGGCCGGCCACCGCATGGATAAGAGCGGCGTGATCAAATGGCTCTTCGCCACGGTGATCGGCGGTGCCTTCTTCGTGGGGAGCCAGGCTTGGGAGTGGTACCACTTCAACCACGGAAGCGGCGGCTACATCACCATCGACAACGGTGACAAGTACTGGGTGCACAACGATGCGCACGATACCCACGACCCCGCGCATGCCGAAGGGTTCCACTTGGTGAAGGCCCTTCCCGGGCATTACCTGCTGCCCGACACCCTGCCCGGTGGCGCCGAAGTGGCTCCTTTGACCGGCGACGCCGCCCAGAAGCTCTGGAAGGAGAAGGTGGTGTACATGGCCGGTGCGCCCTTCCCGTGGAGCGCACATGGCATCGAGTTCAATGAGTACGGCCCGCAGCAGTACGCCAATTTCTTCTACTTCATCACCGGCTTCCACGGCTTCCACGTGTTCAGCGGGGTGGTCATCAACCTCATCGTGCTGATCATGGTGATGAAGGGCATCTTCCACCGCCGCGGCCATTACGAGATGGTGGAGAAGGCCGGCCTCTACTGGCACTTCGTTGACCTGGT